From one Lycium ferocissimum isolate CSIRO_LF1 chromosome 7, AGI_CSIRO_Lferr_CH_V1, whole genome shotgun sequence genomic stretch:
- the LOC132063818 gene encoding putative glucose-6-phosphate 1-epimerase: protein MGHYAAVWDHTAAIEVTKDWNGIDQVVLRNPQGASARVSLQGGQVTSWRNERGEELLFNSSKSIFKSPKATRGGISVCFPQYGNGGALEQLGFARNKIWTIEDDPPSLDSYDPQGKSFIDLLLKPSEDDLKFWPHGFEFRLRVTLASDGSLSLISRIRNINGKQFSFSFAYHTYFSVSDISEIRIEGLETLDYLDNLCQKERFTEQGDAITFESEIDRVYLSSPNRIAVLDHERKRTYLIRKEGLPDTVVWNPWEKKAKAMADFGDEEYKQMLCVDGASIEKPITLKPGEEWTGRVELVVVPSSFCDL, encoded by the exons ATGGGGCATTATGCAGCAGTTTGGGATCATACAGCAGCAATTGAAGTAACAAAAGATTGGAATGGGATTGATCAGGTTGTGCTTCGGAACCCTCAGGGCGCCTCTGCGCGG GTTAGCTTGCAAGGAGGACAAGTTACTTCTTGGCGGAATGAACGAGGGGAAGAGCTCCTATTCAACAGCAGTAAG AGCATCTTCAAGTCTCCAAAAGCAACACGAGGAGGAATCTCTGTTTGCTTTCCACAG TATGGAAATGGTGGTGCACTTGAGCAACTTGGATTCGCAAGAAACAAAATCTGGACCATTGAGGATGACCCTCCATCTTTAGACTCATATGACCCACAAGGAAAATCTTTCATTGACTTGCTGCTCAAACCTTCAGAAGATGATCTCAAGTTCTGGCCCCACGG TTTTGAGTTTCGTCTTCGGGTTACGCTGGCATCAGATGGAAGTTTGTCCTTGATATCTCGTATTAGAAACATCAACGGCAAACAATTCAGCTTCTCTTTTGCTTATCACACATATTTCTCTGTTTCCGACATAAG TGAAATAAGGATCGAAGGTTTAGAAACACTGGACTATCTAGACAATCTGTGCCAGAAAGAACGCTTTACAGAACAAGGAGATGCCATAACTTTTGAATCTGAG ATTGACCGTGTATACCTTAGTTCTCCAAATCGCATTGCTGTTCTTGATCATGAAAGGAAACGAACATACCTGATTAGGAAGGAAGGATTGCCAGATACTG TGGTGTGGAATCCATGGGAGAAGAAAGCCAAAGCAATGGCCGATTTTGGCGACGAGGAGTATAAGCAGATGCTTTGTGTTGATGGAGCATCAATAGAGAAACCCATCACATTGAAGCCAGGAGAGGAATGGACCGGTCGTGTCGAGCTTGTCGTCGTTCCATCGAGTTTCTGTGA